One genomic segment of bacterium includes these proteins:
- the murI gene encoding glutamate racemase, producing MNANRGTIGIFDSGVGGLSVLRALRAELPRHEIVYLADQARVPYGPRPLEEVRGFAVANARFLLARGARPVVVACNAASAAALRHLREIHPEELFVGMEPAVKPAAERTHSGVVGVLATPATFQGELYASVVERFAEGVEVLEDTCPGLVQRIEEGDLDGPRTRAILERALRPMLARKIDVVVLGCTHYPFVVPLVREICGPGVRVIDPAPAVARQAARFAGAPPADDRAGAATLFTTGDAAALAALAPRLLGTLGEHCAVRHVDPPVPEPA from the coding sequence GTGAACGCGAACCGCGGAACGATCGGCATCTTCGATTCGGGCGTCGGCGGCCTGTCGGTCCTCCGCGCCCTGCGGGCGGAGCTGCCGCGCCACGAAATCGTCTACCTGGCCGATCAGGCGCGCGTGCCGTACGGGCCGCGGCCGCTCGAAGAAGTCCGCGGCTTCGCCGTCGCCAACGCCCGTTTCCTCCTGGCCCGCGGCGCGCGTCCCGTCGTCGTCGCCTGCAACGCCGCCTCCGCCGCCGCGCTCCGCCACCTGCGCGAAATCCACCCCGAGGAACTGTTCGTCGGGATGGAGCCCGCGGTGAAGCCGGCCGCCGAGAGGACGCACAGCGGCGTCGTCGGCGTCCTCGCCACCCCGGCGACCTTCCAGGGGGAGCTCTACGCGTCGGTCGTCGAGCGGTTCGCCGAGGGGGTCGAGGTGCTCGAGGACACCTGCCCCGGGCTCGTCCAGCGGATCGAGGAAGGGGATCTCGACGGACCGCGCACCCGCGCGATCCTCGAGCGGGCGCTGCGGCCGATGCTCGCGCGGAAGATCGACGTCGTCGTGCTCGGCTGCACCCACTACCCGTTCGTCGTGCCGCTGGTGCGCGAAATCTGCGGTCCCGGCGTGCGGGTGATCGATCCCGCCCCGGCCGTCGCGCGGCAGGCGGCGCGGTTCGCCGGCGCGCCCCCCGCCGACGATCGCGCGGGCGCGGCGACCCTCTTCACGACCGGCGACGCGGCGGCTCTCGCCGCGCTGGCGCCGCGGCTCCTCGGGAC